Part of the Saccharomyces paradoxus chromosome XI, complete sequence genome, TCATATATGGCTTATGGTTATGCTGATAGAGAAAAACTGGGTTCTGTGAGCGGACAAACGAAACTTTCCATCGATTATTCCATCCCATGTAACGGCGCATCAGATACTTGCGCCTGTTCCGATGATGACGCTACTACAGATAATGCTTCCCAGGTCGTACCTGTGAAGCGTGATGTTAAACTTTGTTCCGATAATACAACTCTTTCTTCTGCAACTAAGAAACGTGAAAGTGAGGATTGTGACCAAGGCGCTGCCTACTGGAGTTCAGATCTGTTTGGCTTCTATACAACACCTACCAATGTAACTGTGGAAATGACAGGTTACTTTTTACCACCAAAAACTGGTACCTATACATTTGGCTTCGCTACCGTAGATGATTCGGCAATTTTGTCTGTTGGAGGTAATGTTGCTTTTGAATGTTGTAAACAGGAACAGCCTCCCATCACATCAACGGACTTTACTATTAACGGTATTAAACCATGGAATGCAGATGCACCTACCAACATAAAGGGATCAACGTATATGCATGCTGGTTACTATTACCCGATTAAAATTGTTTACTCGAATGCCGTATCCTGGGGTACGCTTCCTGTTAGTGTGGTATTACCAGATGGCACTGAAGTTAATGACGATTTTGAAGGATAtgtttattcttttgatgATAGTGTTACCGAAGCTCACTGTTCTGTTCCAAACCCTGCTGATCATGCAAAAACTTGCGTATCAACAGCAAcatcttcctcatcttctGAGGTCTGTACTGAGTGTACCAAGACCGAGTCTGCTAGCTCCACTGCACCATATGTCACCTCTTCCACCGACTCTGCTAGCTCCACCAGctcttcctcatcttctGAGGTCTGTACTGAGTGTACCGAGACCGAGTCTGCTAGCTCCACTGCACCATATGTCACCTCTTCCACCGAGTTTGCTAGCTCTACTGCACCATATGTCACCTCTTCCACCGAGTTTGCTAGCTCTACTGCACCATATGTCACCTCTTCCACCGAGTCTGCTAGCTCCACTGCACCATATGTCACCTCTTCCACCGAGTCTGCTAGCTCCTCCGCACCATATATCACCTCTTCCACCGAGTCTGCAAGTTACACCAGCTCTTTCTCATCTTCTGAGGTCTGTACTGAGTGTACCGAGACCGAGTCTGCTAGCTCCACTGCACCATATGTCACCTCTTCCACAGAGTCTGCTAGCTCTACTGCACCATATATCACCTCTTCCACCGAGTCTGCTAGCTCCACTGCACCATATGTCACCTCTTCCACCGACTCTGCTAGCTCCACTGCACCATATATCACCTCTTCCACCGAGTCTGCAAGTTACACCAGCTCTTTCTCATCTTCTGAGGTCTGTACTGAGTGTACCGAGACCGAGTCTGCTAGCTCCACTGCACCATATGTCACCTCTTCCACAGAGTCTGCTAGCTCCACTGCACCATATATCACCTCTTCCACCGAGTCTGCTAGCTCCACTGCACCATATGTCACCTCTTCCACCGACTCTGCTAGCTCCACTGCACCATATATCACCTCTTCCACCGAGTCTGCTAGCTCCTCCGCACCATATATCACCTCTTCCACCGAGTCTGCTAGCTACACTGCACCATATATCACCTCTTCCACCGAGTCTGCTAGCTCCTCCGCACCATATATCACCTCTTCCACCGAGTCTGCAAGTTACACCAGCTCTTTCTCATCTTCTGAGGTCTGTACTGAGTGTACCGAGACCGAGTCTGCTAGCTCCACTGCACCATATTTCACCTCCTCCACCGAGTCTGCTAGCTCCTCCGCATCATATATCACCTCTTCCACCGAGTCTGCAAGTTACACCAGctcttcctcatcttctGAGGTCTGTACTGAGTGTACCGAGACCGAGTCTACCAGTTATGTGACTCCATATGTCACCTCTTCCACTAGTTCTGCTATTCCATTTACTGCTTCAACTTCTAATACCACGACATCTTCGGTCCAAACGGAAACGACCGTTTCTTCCAGCTTATCTTCAACTGTAAGGGAATATGCTAACGCTCTCACTTCATCTTCAGAATCGAGTACTTTTACATCGTCAAATAAGGCCACCGTCACAAGTTATTTTACACCATCCGTGCATAGCATTACACCCATGTACCCTACTAATCAAACCGTGACTGCCAGCTCTGTTGCCTCGACACTAATTAATTCTAAATCATCCGAATCCTCAAACTTGGTTACCATTCCGCTCTCAACCGCTACCTCTGAAACCCAATTCTCCACTGCAAAAGCTAAGGTCACTAGTATCTCCTCATCACCAACTAATTTGATCACCAGTCCTACCACGTCATTTGCAGATTCAACTGTTAGTTCATCCGCAACATCTGTTAGCTTGACTTCTAGTGTTTCCTTACCAAGAGCTCATTTGACATCTAGTAATTTGGTATCATCTAGTGAACATAATATCCATACCTCTTCCATCGTCAGTTGGGACGATCAaccatcatcaatttcCTCTTTAATCAATTTCAGCCCCTCCAAATCCTACGAATCATATAGTCCATCTCTCACTCCATCTAGTATTTCAGGTGCCGAATCTTCAAGTGCTCAAATTGGATCTGCTAGTACCTCTTCCTCCAGCGTTCATGAACCTCCTCCTACCTCCACCTCCGTACAAATGTCTTCTCAGTTTGCGACTTTATTATCTCCTATTTTCACTGCTGCCGCCCATTCTACCGAGCTCAAAAGCCAAAGTGAAACTACCAGTTCTACCACGGGGGTTAACTCAGACGAAAATAATGCCGGCGTTGGGCCTTTTTCATCTGTTTCATCTTCTAAAACAGAAGGAGCCATCAGTGGTGAAACTTCTTCCGGATTTTCCCGTGATCGTACCACTGTATATAAGAAGACTTCAGTAACATCTACCACAAATCAACAAACCACTTTAGTTACTGTGACTACTTGTAAATCAAGCAGCTGTTCAAATACTGTTTCACCTGCTATCGTTTCCACGACCACAACTACCATCAATGGGATTACCACTGAATATACCACATGGTGTCCTATTTCTGCTACTGAATCAACAAAGTTGAGCAAATTAGAGTCAAACGAGAAAACTACCCTAGTTACGGTTACTTCTTGTCAGTCTGGTGTCTGTTCCGAAACCGCTTCTCCCGCTATCGTTTCGACAGCCACTGCTACCGTCAACGATGTCGTAACAGTTTATTCCACATGGAACCCACAATCTACAAATGAACAAGCCGTTAGTTCTGGGATTGCAACTAGTGCCAATGAGGCTTCATCTGATTCAGAGGCTGCTAATACAAAAACTACAAGCAGTAACAACAGAACTTTTTCGTCTACAGCATCTAGTTATATTGCGGCATATACAACTACTACAAGCAACGCGTCTAAAAATAGCGACATTGTTGTCCCTGCTTCTGAAACTGTCGGCAGCAAAGGATTCACAACTTCCGGGTTAATCAGTGTTTCCCAACAACCTCGCAGCGCTTCTCCAAGTGGTGTAGTAGCATCTAGTACAGCCTCTTTAGAGATGTCAAGCTACCTCGGTATTGCGAATCACCTACTAACCAATAGTGGTCTTAGTGTTTTTATTGCTTCGTTATTACTGGCAATCATTTGATAAACGCATGAATTCCCCTTTGGATTGATACTTCTGCATCTACAATTTGTGCTAGTGCCATTTTACGTACCTATTTATTTACTATTcatttctttgttcttctaCTTCAAATAGCTCAGAATGTATTATCTTTTTATTAAAATCATTTTATATAAGATTAGCGAGATGATATTTTGGAAGTATCATACGCACTTTTTATCTATTAACGCCACATCTGAGGACAGCGCTACACTAAAACACTCATTGCAAGTATAGAGGTTTATTGAAAATGCGCTGAAGTTTTTACATCATATAAATCTTGATCAATGACAAAGCTTGTTGGACATATAGTACAAGTTTTGGTCAGCGGATCTTCAAATTAAGAATCAACAATTTGAACGGCTTGCTTTAGATAccatttaaaaaaaagtaaaccACGTTCTAGCAAAAACACATAATCAACGGTCGAAGCTAAACAACAGTCGCTATTGTGCGG contains:
- the FLO10 gene encoding Flo10p (Member of the FLO family of cell wall flocculation proteins~similar to YKR102W) produces the protein MPVPSHYIFLTGLFLLTVANVALGTTEACLPAGEKKNGMNINFYQYSLKDSSTYSNPSYMAYGYADREKLGSVSGQTKLSIDYSIPCNGASDTCACSDDDATTDNASQVVPVKRDVKLCSDNTTLSSATKKRESEDCDQGAAYWSSDLFGFYTTPTNVTVEMTGYFLPPKTGTYTFGFATVDDSAILSVGGNVAFECCKQEQPPITSTDFTINGIKPWNADAPTNIKGSTYMHAGYYYPIKIVYSNAVSWGTLPVSVVLPDGTEVNDDFEGYVYSFDDSVTEAHCSVPNPADHAKTCVSTATSSSSSEVCTECTKTESASSTAPYVTSSTDSASSTSSSSSSEVCTECTETESASSTAPYVTSSTEFASSTAPYVTSSTEFASSTAPYVTSSTESASSTAPYVTSSTESASSSAPYITSSTESASYTSSFSSSEVCTECTETESASSTAPYVTSSTESASSTAPYITSSTESASSTAPYVTSSTDSASSTAPYITSSTESASYTSSFSSSEVCTECTETESASSTAPYVTSSTESASSTAPYITSSTESASSTAPYVTSSTDSASSTAPYITSSTESASSSAPYITSSTESASYTAPYITSSTESASSSAPYITSSTESASYTSSFSSSEVCTECTETESASSTAPYFTSSTESASSSASYITSSTESASYTSSSSSSEVCTECTETESTSYVTPYVTSSTSSAIPFTASTSNTTTSSVQTETTVSSSLSSTVREYANALTSSSESSTFTSSNKATVTSYFTPSVHSITPMYPTNQTVTASSVASTLINSKSSESSNLVTIPLSTATSETQFSTAKAKVTSISSSPTNLITSPTTSFADSTVSSSATSVSLTSSVSLPRAHLTSSNLVSSSEHNIHTSSIVSWDDQPSSISSLINFSPSKSYESYSPSLTPSSISGAESSSAQIGSASTSSSSVHEPPPTSTSVQMSSQFATLLSPIFTAAAHSTELKSQSETTSSTTGVNSDENNAGVGPFSSVSSSKTEGAISGETSSGFSRDRTTVYKKTSVTSTTNQQTTLVTVTTCKSSSCSNTVSPAIVSTTTTTINGITTEYTTWCPISATESTKLSKLESNEKTTLVTVTSCQSGVCSETASPAIVSTATATVNDVVTVYSTWNPQSTNEQAVSSGIATSANEASSDSEAANTKTTSSNNRTFSSTASSYIAAYTTTTSNASKNSDIVVPASETVGSKGFTTSGLISVSQQPRSASPSGVVASSTASLEMSSYLGIANHLLTNSGLSVFIASLLLAII